The window tttgctttctttcttcctctgtttttcttgctctctttctgatTACTCATGATATATACAGCTGCTGAGCTGCACTTTGCACACTATCCTGTTCCGATTCTCTAGGACAACACTGACCCACGTGGCCATGTTAGCTCTCCCAAATCAATGCTCCTGATAAAGAGAGTAGCACACACTTAGGAGCCCAATTACGGAGAGTGGTAGCCAGTATATGGATGGTATGGCATGGAAAATGTGGTTTTATATTAGAAATGTAGCATATTTTAAACATGTAcaaaatgtatgtattataatTGATTAAAATATGGAAGGTATATGGGAGATTATTTCCATCAGAATTTAAACAGGCAGAAGCTGATTTAAATTGCTGTATGTTTTTGTACAACCCCCCTGATGTAGTTACACACTGAGATATATTCCATATCCTTACTGAAGTATAGTTCTAAAATCTCAGATGATACacactattttttcttctttctgcatcTGTGTGCCATAGAATTTGGATCCAAGCAGATTCACCTATTGCAACAAAAGTCTtagtttttcattaataaaatatagGGTAATAACATCAATATCTTAAGTTAATAAGATTAAATACCCTAAAAGGTCTGAAGATTTATGAAGGTGAATGATacagtaggtatttaataaatgggggtatcagttttgatttttaagcaCTCAGCATATTTTAGATTCTTCATAAATATAGaatacagatattttatatattctctaaTTACTTCAAAAATACTTGGAACATATGAATTCTTAATTATTGTGTATTGATTAAAATCATTAGGATATCAACTTCTGATTTTTGGATTGCAATGTTGTTTGAGGAGGATTTGAGGAAGATCTAGTTTGGCATACTGtatatttgctaaaaaaaaaaaaagagttcagaaaCAAAGGGTCTCAGAAAGGAAAGCCTCTCTTAGAGTTGAATACATTTGAGGAAAAGGAATGCACCGACAAGTTGACTTGAGGTGCATTCTAAGTAATCTTACGTGGTTAGAGATAATCTAAATTCATAGATAATCTATGTgacataaaatacttaagaatcaATGCTTTTTCAGGCTTAGGGAGGTAATGATGGTCATTGATGGggacagagaagagcagaggacaCAGATTGGCACTTGGGTTTAAGTATAAGAGGCGTGAAAACAGCAGGGCAGAGTACGAACAAGATCTGACAGGGACTGCCAAAGCAAACAGTCAGGATTGACTTATCTGTAGAGAGAATAATCTGGAAAATGTGCATTACATATGGATGggttttggaaaaacagaaactttgACAAATTAGGTTGGAAACATTCTGAGGCTATTGGAGCTTGATCAGACTATGAAGACACCATCCTGAGAAGTCAAGCTAGTGAGTTGCAAAACGTAACAGTAGTCTGGCCAAATTTGTCCTCTGATTATGATCAGCAAAATTTCTACCTGCACTAGGATGCTTTATATCAGCCCACGTGGAGTCTAGCTCATGAGATATATATGCTCTgtattaaataacttttttcttgatGCCAATTTTCAGGTCACAAAATAAGTACAGGCGATGAGAAGTAAACACAAGATAAAAAGCATCTGTTTGGTCCACTAGTCACGGACTAGAAAGAAACCATCTGATCCACTTAATTTTTGTCCTTGAAAATGATTAAGGCATGCAGAAATGCAGAACCTCATGGTTATTCTTACAATGACTTTGTGAAAAGAAGTAATTGAAAGGAGTCATTAAAATCATTACAAATAATATTGAtaacattccattgcatatatatgccacatctttatccatccatATGCTGATGGGCACtaaagttgtttccatatcttagctactgtaaataatgctgaaataaacacaggtttgcatatatctcttcaatattctgttttcctgtcctttggatatatacccagaagtggaattgccagaTTATTTGTAgatcattttttcaaaattttcattgaaCCCTCATATTACTTTCCCTAGTGGCTGCATTCCTACCAACTAGGTGCAATGGTTCCCTTTTCACAAAATCCCCCCCAATACTTATTGCCTTTTGACTTACTGATGACAGGTCTTCTAACAAgagtgaagtgatatttcattgtggctttgaccTCCATTTGTCTGATTATTAATTCATTGAGacatgagaaagaaggagattCCCTTATTTGTGACAATAGTAATAAACTTTAAGTACATTATTCTGTGAGATAGTCAAAGAGGGAAAGGCAAATGATGTATAAAATCACttatatgtaaatggaatcttaaaagaGTTGAACTTCATAGCATTCCacatacatggaatctaaaaaaaaaatgaagcaaatacataaaaataaaaagcagaaaggtATCCATAAATACGAGAAttaactgatggttgccagagcgGCAGGGTTTTGAGGGTGGCCAGTttggtgaaggggagtgggaaacaCAGGCTTGCAATGATGGGATGAATAAATTACAtggataaaaagtacagcatggggatTATAGTCAATGGTTtgtgccgatttggatacctttgatccctttttgtcttctgattgctgttgcaaggacttctagtactatgttgaataatagtggcgagagtgagcatccttgtcgtgttcctgatcttaagggaaaggcttccagcttttccccattgagaacgatatttgcagtaggcttttcatagatggcttttatgagattgagaaatgtccCCTTTATTCCtttactctgaagggttttaatcaggaaaggatcttaagggaaaggcttccagcttttccccattgagaacgatatttgcagtaggcttttcatagatggcttttatgagattgagaaatgtccCCTTTATTCCtttactctgaagggttttaatcaggaaaggatgctgtattttgtcaaatgctttttctgcatcaattgagaggatcatatggttcctgagtcttttcttgttgacatgatgtatcacactgattgatttgtgaatgttgaaccatgcttgcatcccaggtatgaatcccacttggtcatggtggataatccttttaatgtactgttggattctattagcaaggaacttgttgaggattttggcgtccatattcattagggaaatcggtctgtaattctcctttttgagggggtctttgcctggtttggggatcaaggtaatttggccttatagaatgagtttggtagctttccttctgtttctattttttgaaatagatttagaagaataggtattatttcttctttgaatgtttggtagaattccccaggaaaatcgtccaggcctggagttttgttatttggaaagttgtttatcactgactcaatctcctcataattaattggcctgtttaagaaatctatttcttcctgtttcagtcttgatagtttataggtttgcaggaaggcctccatcacttccagattgcttagtttattNGCAGGAAGGCCTCCATcacttccagattgcttagtttattggcatatagttgttgataaaaatttctaataatccttccgatttcattggtgttggtcatgacctctcctttttcatatataattttaataatttgggtcctttctcttttcttttggataagtattGCCAGTGGtgtgtcaattttattgattctctcaaagaaccagcttctagtcctgttgatctgctctacttttttcaaaaaactggaaaaaatagttcttaaatttgtatggaaacagaaaaggccctaaatctccaaggaactgttgaaaaggggaaaaaaagctgggggcatcacaatgccggattttgagtgtactacaaagctgcgatcacaaagacagcatggtactggcacagacaGAGACATataccagtggaacagaatagagaacccagaaatggaccctcggctctttggacaactaatctttgataaagcaggaaaaaacatccggtggaaaaaagacagtctcttcaataaatggtgctgggaaaattggacagctacatgcaaaagaatgaaacttgaccactctctcacaccatacacaaaaataaactccaaatggatgaaagacctcaatgtgagacaggaatccatcaaaattctagaggagaacataggcaacaacttctatgacatcggccagagcaacctttttcacgacacatcgccaaaggcaagagaaataaaagataaaatgaacttatgggactttatcaggataaagagcttctgcacagccaaggaaacagtcaaaaaaactaagagacagcccacggaatgggagaatatatttgcaaaggacaccacagataaaggactggtatccaagatctacaaagaacttctcaaactcaatacacgagaaacaaataaacaaatcataaaatgggcagaagatatgaacagacacttttccaatgaagacatacaaatggctaacagacacatgaaaaaatgttcaaaatcattagccatcagggaaattcaaatcaaaaccacactgagataccaccttacgccagttagaatggcaaagatagacaaggcaagaaacaacaattgttggagaggatgtggagaaaggggatccctcctacattgttggtgggaatgcaagttggtacagccactctggaaaacagtgtggaggtcccttaaaaagttaaaaattgaactaccctatgacccagccattgcactactgggtgtttaccccaaagatacagacgtagtaaagagaagggccatatgcaccccaatgttcatagctgcattgtccacaatagccaaatcatggaaggagccgagatgcccttcaacagatgactggattaagaagctgtggtccatatatacaatggaatattactcagctatcagaaagaacgatttctcaacatttgctgcaacatggactgcactggaggagataatgctaagtgaaataagtcaagcagagaaggacaattatcataagatttctctcatctatgaaacataagaaataggataatcagtaggggaagaaagggagaaaaaggggaggtaatcagaagggggaatgaaacatgagaacctatggactatgagaaacaaactgaaggcttcagagaggagggggtgggggaatgggatagactggtgatgggtagtaaggagggcacgtattgcatggtgcactgggtgttatacgcaactaacgaagcatcgaactttacatcagaaaccgggaatgtactgtatggtgactaacataatataataaaaaatcattaaaaaaatagtcaatGGTTTGTAACAGGTTGTATGGTGACATGTAGTAGTTATATTAGTGGTGAGCACAGCGTAGTGTATGTACAGACTTGTTGAACTACGATGTTGTGTATCTGAAACTTATCAAGTGTCAACCACATTTCAATAACAACAAATAGccaaacacataaaaacaaatacaatttctCCTGTGAGAATACAAAGGAGATATTTTATTAGTAAGTCCTAGAAATCTAATATACAGGATAGTAAATACAAacaatattacatcaaaaacatCAAACTTACTAAGAGACTACATCTTAGTTATTTCCACCACAAAAAAGGAGGGAGAATTATTCGATGTGATAGAGTTAGCTAAATTATAATTGCATTCACATTGCAATCTGTGAATGCATCAAATCAACGTGTTGTGCATCTAAGCTTAGAAAATGTCCAGTGTTACCTATagttcaataataaataaaggaatgagaaGATTACCATCTTTTATCTAATTGAGCTATGCTTTGCTAAAATAAAGCAtgtagtcttatttttaattttcgtAAATAAAGGGGATAGAATATGCTTTACCTAACTAAAGTATACTTTGCTAAAGTACAgtaatttcttcctattttattcatGTAGTCTTGACAGGGAATAGAAGATGGAACAGCGACTTGATTCTACNCGATTCTATCGACCAAATCATCATGCTCATACCCAATGTTTCCGTCTTCACGCCCGCTGTCCTAACACTCGCTGGGATTCCCGGGCTGGAGTCAGTGCAACATTGGATTGGGATTCCATTCTGTGTCATGTATTTCATCGCTGTGATTGGGAATNTCGACCAAATCATCATGCTCATACCCAATGGTTCCGTCTTCACGCCCGCTGTCCTAACCCTCGCTGGGATTCCCGGGCTGGAGTCAGTGCAGCGTTGGATTGGGATTCCATTCTGTGTCATGTATTTCATCGCTGTGATTGGGAATTCCCTTATTTTAGGTACAATCAAATATGAGCACAGCCTCCATAAGCCCATGTACATATTTCTGGCCATGCTGGGGGCCACAGACATTGCACTTAGCACCTGCATTCTTCCCAAAATGTTAGGCATCTTCTGGTTTCATTTGCCAGAGATTTCCTTTGCAGCCTGCCTTCTACAAATGTGGTTGATTCACTCCTTCCAGGCAATTGAATCAGGCATCCTACTGGCAATGGCCCTagatcgctatgtggccatctgtcaccccttGAGACACACCACCTTCTTCTCCCAACAACTCTTGACTCACATTGCAGTTGGGGTGATACTCAGGGCTTCCATTCTTGTAGCCCCGTGTCTGGTGCTCATCAAATTTCGTCTTAAAGTCTTCCGTACTACAATCATCTCCCATACTTATTGTGAGCACATGGCCATCGTGAAGCTGGCCACTGAAGATGTACGGATCAACAAGATGTATGGTCTCTTTGTTGCCTTCAGTATCTTAGGGTTTGACATAATCTTCATCACCTTGTCTTACGTTCAAATCTTTATCACTGTGTTTCACTTGCCCCAGAAGGAGGCACGGTTCAAGGCCTTTAATACCTGCATTGCCCACATCTGTGTCTTCCTGCAGTTCTACCTCcttgccttcttctccttcttcacaCATAGGTTTGGTGCTCACATACCACCATACGTTCATATCCTCTTATCAAACCTGTACCTGTTAGTCCCTCCTTTCCTCAACCCTATAGTCTATGGCATGAAGACCAAACAAATTCGTGACCATGtcctgaaattattattttccaaaaaatttcTTAATCACTAGTAGCTACTTCTACAGGCATTCTAGGTTGATTCAGAGTAGCAACATAAACATGGTAAAAGCTAAATCTTCTCTAAATATGTATATGCCAAAAACATATTTCACTCTCAGATTCTCATAACTGaaggaagttttttaaaaaaatcatgaaacacCTAAAAACTTTGGTTTGCCACCCATATAAAGATCAAAAATGTCGTATGCTGTGATTTCagggtgttttggtttttcttttatatttgctttgtctGTTTCAACCTAGAAGTTTCTCTCTGGCAACACTTAGAtctacacagaaataaaatgtgaaaaaaaacctCTTGATCACAGGTAACTTCCAAGGACCATGTCACATGTCAGTATTCTTCAACTGCTAACCCAAGACATAGCTACAGTTCTAGCTATGTCTCATTTTCAATATCAGAGCACTCAAATATGTGAAGCCATTGTTAATACAACTGAAGGGCTAAATAGACAGCAACACAAAAATTGTAGGGGACTTCAGTACCCTACTTCCAACAATGGATAGAACTTGCAGGCAAAAGGTCAGGGAGAAACTGGGGACTGGAACACGATTGACCAAAGGGACCTAACATGCACATACAGAATATTTCCCCAACAACATCAATACGCATGCTTTGACTAGTGCACAagaaacattttccaggataaaTCACATGTGTGAGAACGGAGAATATCTTAAATACTTAAGTAGTTTGAAAtaatattgagtatcttttctgaTTGCAATACAAGGAAAGCGGAAatcaatagcaaaagaaaatcttaagaacactattcattaatatatataaattaaacaacacagtCTTGAAGAACTGATGGCTCATGGcttagagaagaaacaaaaagggtAATGAGAAAACCTCTTAAGAACAATGGACAGAATGggcaaagatat of the Ailuropoda melanoleuca isolate Jingjing unplaced genomic scaffold, ASM200744v2 unplaced-scaffold11406, whole genome shotgun sequence genome contains:
- the LOC100470403 gene encoding olfactory receptor 52A5-like yields the protein MLIPNGSVFTPAVLTLAGIPGLESVQRWIGIPFCVMYFIAVIGNSLILGTIKYEHSLHKPMYIFLAMLGATDIALSTCILPKMLGIFWFHLPEISFAACLLQMWLIHSFQAIESGILLAMALDRYVAICHPLRHTTFFSQQLLTHIAVGVILRASILVAPCLVLIKFRLKVFRTTIISHTYCEHMAIVKLATEDVRINKMYGLFVAFSILGFDIIFITLSYVQIFITVFHLPQKEARFKAFNTCIAHICVFLQFYLLAFFSFFTHRFGAHIPPYVHILLSNLYLLVPPFLNPIVYGMKTKQIRDHVLKLLFSKKFLNH